Within Sphaerodactylus townsendi isolate TG3544 linkage group LG05, MPM_Stown_v2.3, whole genome shotgun sequence, the genomic segment AATCCAAACTGTGAATCAGAATGCTCCAAGTTACAGAGTGAAGTAACAACTAGTTGGATAAGCCCTATCCTCAATTTAAATATTTTGGAGCAACTCAGAAATAACTCTCCAAAGCCTTTGGAGTTGCTGGGTTCATGCTGGTGTCAACAACATCACATCTAAATACTCGTTTTTACCGTTTTTCCTTCTTAAAAAAATTACCAGGTTGGGAGGTCCCAGCAAACAAAATTAATCAGTTAATTTTGCTCATGGAAGCTTAtgaccattttaaaaatgaagaaactcTGTTATGGGTACTGACAATCTGTCATACCGATGAAATAAGTTGATGATTTAGCATAATAAGTGATAAAATGTGTCTAATGCTATTCACCCACTTGACAGAAAGGATTAATAGTCTCTTACAAATATTTACATATTGTGCTCTCTTTAAATAGAAATCTAATTCTAGCTGCCAGCTTTGAAGTACAGTTCAAAGCACCTCTCAGATATCTGGAGAAGTAACCAGCTCTCATAGACATGAAAAAATGCCACTTTGCTCCACAGGGAATGGAGCCAGCATAATGCAACTCTGCGCAGGCCTGGATGGTTTAGATGAAGTCTTTAGCACATTCTGGTATACATAGTGGTATAGGTGATATACACAGTGGTATAGTGCAAAGTCCCTattcctttattaaaaaaaaactttttgaactATTTTGTTGAAGCACATACCtgtgtaaaaatgccctcctcgATAATGTAGCTTTTTTTAGTTGGTGGAAAGCCATAAGTGTAGGGACCTTCCTTATCCCATCAGGCAGGCAATCGCATAAGCCACTGCAGAAAGTGTACACGTgtgggcagttgctgattttgcccataAGCAGGGTGGTACCTGTAGAAGGACCCGCTGAGGTGAGTGAAGATGTCATGGTAGAGCATAGGggaagaggcagtcccacaggtaTGAGGGAGCAAGGCCGTGAAGGGCTttatatgtgatagccaataccttgaattgaacctaGGATTTCcagttccaggttaggaaacttctGGAGAATTGGGAGTAGAGACCAGGGAGGACAGGAATCTGGGTGGGGGGGTACAATGCCAAACAGTCCATTCACCAAAACATCAATTTTCATGAGATAAGTCTAGAGACGAACCATTATtgtggggatccccaggtcccacctggaggctggactCCGTAATTAAACCCTGATGCGCAGCCAATAGATTGATTACAGAATCAGAGTAAGATGCACTGTCCACCTAGCTCCTAATGATAATTGTGGCATTCTAAACCAACTGGAGTCTTTGAATTGACTTTGAGGGGAGACCTATGTGGAGTGCATCACAGTAATCCAGTCTCTCACTGTTATTGTGACATGGATCCAGCTTACAGTAGGGCTGCTCCAATTGGAGCTGCAATAGAAACGTAACTGCAACAAATGCCAAGTCCACCATCTGGTTCCTTATTTGTCTGGCTCAGATCTTGCCACgctgattcatgcaatggtcacctccataTTGGACTGCTCTGACACCTACCAAAATAAAATGAATCCTGGTAGACTACAATGGGTCATTCTGACAAGAAAGAATGTAGGAAGACAATTCAAATGTGTTATAAACTGCTTGAAATGTGTAATTTGTCCCCAACTAGAAAGAGTCCTAGTCTGCCTTCATACTGAATGATAGTCCCTCTTCCACACACGAAGATCTGTCTTATGACTGGGAACTCTAAGATAGATCCTCCTTTGGTAAACAAGTCAATTGTTCAGCTGAACAAATGTTGCCTCTGTTCATCAAACTGAATACAATTGTATTGTGTCGCAGTAGGATCCTGCTGAGGAGAAGCGATCTTGAGGACACAGAGAGATGTCTGGCAGTTTGAAAGCTTAAAAGTGAAATAGGTGTGAAAATTATTGAAAAGAATCCCCAACTTGAGTAGGCTGCAGAGGACATTTCCTCAGTTCTCTGTTCAGTTGTCTATAAAGCTCCTATACTCATGCAAAGATCACTGCTTCCCACAAACACTGTCAGACATTGCTGATTATTCCTCATTGCCTCCTGTAATAAAATTTGCTTAATCTGCAATATATCCTTGGgggaggtggcatggtatagcctgattagatctcagaagcaaagcagggttgctATGTGGAAAGGAGACCGCCGAGGGAGActgtgcagtggaaggcaatggcaaacagttTCTGCTCTAACCTTGCTGGGGCTACCGTAAGTCAGCCGCAACTTGGTGGCACTGTATACACACAAACTGCAACAGACTGTCTTGACTAACATCTGAAATCTGCAAGTCAGTAAATTAAACACTGGCagaggtcatctggagatttgggttagGTTGTCACCATCATGCAGATGTTACTCAGCCAGATCTGGTACTTCCAGCAGATTCCAGGGAAACCTTGGAAATTATGACCCAACGATTTGAGGCAGTTTTGAGATGGATGATGAGACAGACGACAACATGAAGATGTTTCTAGCGGTGGGTGGAAGGGTTGACTCAGAAACTGATGTGTCTCTACTCTCCAGCACTGGATGGATGGGGATGCACTCTCCCTAAAGGGGCAGGTTCACAACTTGGGTGTGCTGCTGGAGGCAGTGGAGGCTGCCTTTCATTAGCTTCAGTTGAAGCGCATAGCAAAGTATTTATAAGATTCAACTCTGAGTCCTCAAGACACTTGGTTTTCAGAATATTGCTGTTCCTTTGTTTGAAGTAGCAAGATTTACTGTTACTTGTCACCAAAAATGATGACTCCCTGGGTAGGTGATAGGTGGGATGAATATGAagtgaaagaagaaaaagggctctttttctttccccgttCACCTGTGTTCACTGACCAGTTATGTGTGTGAAGCAAGACAAAATGAGTTTCTTCATTCAATAATTTCATAACattcagtatatttttaaaatacaaagtaaCAATGCTGGCATATATTTTGCTAGTAGTATTCTTCCTAACCATTCTCCAAGGAACATACTTTGaaagtatttttgtttattttgtttttaataagccACGGTGGTGCGCTTGGGAGCTTGCAAACCATGTCTTGACAGTAATCTACCCAGAAACAATATGTTATATTCCAGATGCACAAACTCTCAATAAGAAAGGAATGGGCCAATTATCGACACAAAAGTGCTTCACTTGCTGCCTTTCTGTTGTGGTCTCATGAAATGCTTTCCTGTGCCCATGCAATTTAaaggagtattttttaaaatcaaggaaGCAACCCAACAGTAGAGACAGTTCTGTATATGAAGCTAGCTAAAAATAAAGGAATAAGATGTGGCTGAGTGGAATTGCTTATCCTGGTGTAAGATTTAAAAAAGTACCAGTCTCCTTACCTGCAACTAAACAGTCCACAAAAACTCAGTGCAGATTATAGAAAAATGCTGTTCCTTTTTATAGTCATGTGCTGCCACTTGGTGGAAATCGGCATGCAGGTGCAGATTGGTATTCACCATGCTACTGCTATTTCTTATTTACTCTCTACAGCTTTTCTAGCTCAACCCCTTCACATTTTGGAAACTGGGTATATTTCAATGCACAACTGATTTGTGCTGGGGCATTTTGCTTTCAGTGAGCTTATTATAAGAATACTTTAAGGAAGTCTTCCATGTGGGCTTGAAGGTCGATGATAGATGAATTGTCCTATCTTCCTACTATACCATTTCACTTAGTAGCAAAATACCTCCTTTCTTATTCATAAGCCAATTCCATGCAACCTCATTGTTGAAAGTCACACAGATAACTGAAATTTACTCCTGAATTTATGTATATAGGATTACAGTCTATGTATTGCAGAAAAGTATCTAAATTCTGAAGCATCCTATATTTCTCTCTTATATTTTACACCAAATATCATCCCTCCCCCAGTTTTATGTTACgacaacaatgcagttcatatTCCATTCCATTGGATCCAGTCCAGGGAATCCACAACTGCATTAAATGTTGGAAGACAAGTTACTATTAGAGATGTGCCTGACTGCACTCCCTGAAactttgtggttggctccacctcttgttgCAGCCGTTTTGTGGTTGTGCTCACCATCCAGTATCAGAAttacaaaggtgcccacagggtcAAAACAAACTGCTATGCTAACAGATGCACACTTAATGCTTCTGATTGATTTACAGGAAATTTCGTTAGCCTAGACCACTGGACTTTTTGTTCAATTTTGCTACACAAAGTGGGCAAAATCACACCTGAAAATTGCATAGTAAATCCAGTCTAACCCTCTACATTTACTATGCAACTTTCAGGTGTTATTTACTTCAACACGTGAGGCACTCTTGAAACATTCAACAGGACCCTCCATATTTTGCTCACATGATCGGTTGTGAATTTTTAGACGTCTTTCTACATTTTTAAGCTGTATTGAACTATCTGCACTCTGTTGAAACTTACAAAACAAAGGTCGCAAGCCATGCAGCACAATCTGCCCAGAGTTAAGCACAGTTAAGacccatgggccccttccgcacatgcaaaataatgcgttttcaaaccactttcacaattgtttgcaagtggatttttccattccgcacagcttcaaagatcactgaaagcagtttgaaagtgcattattctgcatgtgcggaatgagccactgattggttccccaacctggaacatgaacaatatataccccactaaacattcccttctcacaggacacagcgtgtaacacacttctctctgtggatacacctctgaagatgccaaccacagatgcaggtgaaacgttaggaacaagatctaccagaccatggccatacagcctagaaagcccacaacaaactGTATTGACATTGACAGTAACACTAGAATTGCTGTCAGTGTATGTGCTTGTGAATCGTGTAAGGTAATGGTCGCACTTACATGCACGGCATCCTATTTGCTAAGGTCTTTTTTGCCCTATTCTCTGgcattttgtgggggaggggcgagAAGTAGCTGTATTGGCAAGCAGTGATTGACTTATTGTCTGCAGACAACCACCACTATTGTGCACCATTGCCTGATTGGTGGGTGCTATTGTCAGAGTTGATGGACTCTGGGAATGCTCACTTCTGCACAAAGTCTGTACCTTGTGGGAGTCCTTATAAGGCTCCAATACCAGCAAGCATCACTGCTTTATTATGTGGGGCACTGCACTTGTCATGAAACCCTCAGAACTGGAACCCTAGAagttaaggatttttttaaaaaattatgggaTGATTTTTATTAAATTCCATATCCTTGTCCTTCTTGACCAAGGCAGGGTTCATAGGGTGGCACACATACATATTAAAAAAAGGCATTACATAAATATAAGCTCATAAAACAATTCTATATCTCATCATTAACATCTGGAAGATGGCAAAATAACAAACATACTCCTATGAAAGGCTACCTACCCCATCTTGGACAATACAGATCCCTTCATCAAAGGGACTGTCCAAGCATGAGGAAGTGTGTGAGAAGGAGGGCAGTGCAGAATGCAATATGCATGTTGGTGGTAGTAGTTGGGAGGCTGGCAGATGGAATTTGGCAGACAAGTGGCTTTGCCaccaaggcccagtggaacatctttgtcttacagaccctgcagaacttttTAAGGTcgcacagggccctggtgtcagttgACAGAATGTTcctccaggtgggagccaggGTAGAAAAGGCTTTGGCTCTGGTCACATCTTTGGGGCCAGGAACCCCCATCCATTGGGCATCCATTCATTGAGTGTTGgaatacaaacaaaacataccaatttattttttaaaaatcttacaatGTGACTGATTCTATTACATCCCCTGGTGGCATACCTTAATTTGTGTGATTTACTTGCTTTGTATTCCTTGATTTTGATATAGCTTACAAGAGAACCTTTTAATCTACTTTCAGActttgtttttcctgctgttcatATATGATCTTTAGAGGTCAAATTCCAGTCAATTGGAAGTTACatgttctccctctccctctcattcTTTCTCCAACAACATAACCTCCACGTTTGCACCTCTGTATATACAGACTTCGGTTCCCATAGAATGTTTGGGAGGTGCACATGTATTATTCTGGTTTGTTATCAGAGGTGTAAATGTAGTGTGATCCTGTTCATGGTTATTCTCAACTAGGTCCTATCACCTTCCATGGAAATACTCCAAGTAAGTATGCCTAGAATTGCAGTTTTAATATATAACAAGCAAGCCCAATTGAATACTTGTTCAGTCTGGAAAGACAAGAAAGATATCTGGGGAATGAAATACCTGTTGAAACATCTGAGGTCACTTGACCAACAGCTCTGACAAAGAATCCCAAGATATGGGTCTTTGTGACAGTGACAGCAAACTCTGCTCATACTATCGCACCTCATAAGAATGAAACAAAAACTCCCAAGAGACACTTAAAACAGTTCAAGAGTATTAATTTGGTTTATTTTCAGAGATACAGTTAAATAGACTTGCCAACACCTCACTCAGAAGTGCTACACTTTCCCATCACAAATGGAGAGATTATACTCTGTAAATAAAGTTCAGAGACCTTGGAGGAGAAAACACGTTTCTTTAGgggcagaaaaaaaggggggggggagaatgggagCCAAGCAGCACGATCATTCTTGGCTGCTAAGGAGCAATTTTTGCAGCGATTGCCTGAAGGAATTGCTCATTTTGCTTACCAGATTATAACTCTTTGGAAGAAAGAAACTAGGCTGTTTCATCAGCCTGCACCAAAATTTCCCCAAGAGCACAAAACTCCAAACGAAAGGCAGCCCCAAACTGACAAGTCACAAGTTCCCAGGAAGGACTTGAGTCTTAAGGTGGAACGGGCAACTCCTGCTCCCGCCTCAAAAGCACTCACTTGTTACTTATGTGCGTCCTCAGACCACCTTAAGAAAGACTGCTTAAAGAACCCTAGCAACCCAACTCCAGGAATGCGgccctctccttccagcagccGAGAATGATCgtcgttctccccccccccttttttcccaatTCTCGTCGCGCGGTTGGGGTTGCGGTCCGCCTCTGTACGCATGCGCAGAGAGTGGAGCATTCCCGACCTTGCGCTTTGGGAGGCCTAACGAGCATGGCGGGGAGAGGCGGTGCCGGGTGACGTCACATAGTGGCCAGGCGTTCCATCGCTCGCGGTCACCGGCTCATCTTGAAGCCGCCGCATCGCGCTGCCGCAGCCTCCAAAGATGGACCGCGTAGATCGTTGGGCCCGTTCCGCACGTTCCTGCTTGGTGCGGAGCTCGGTGCGGAGGAGCATGCCTTGGGGGCTGCTGGGCCTCATGCTGGGCGGCTCTCTGGTGAAGGACTGGGCGCCGCTGCCCGAATCCTACTTGAGCAACAAGCGCAACCTGCTCAACGTGTGAGGAGGGCTGGAGGGGAgggcggggcgggaggggggggtggggcttgctgGGACTCCCTGTCCTCGTAAGGGAGGGGGATCTGCAAAGGGGTCGGGACAACCtcagtttgttggggtggggcttCAGAAGAGGACGGGCTTAATTTGAGGAGTGGGGTACTGAAGGTGAGAAGGAGAGTATTTGTTACTGGAGTTTGGATTTTAATAGGAGGGTGTTGTTCTCATGCAGATGGGGGTGAGGGGTTTGCAAGAAGGATCTGGCCCTTATGTATTTTCCATAATTTCAAAGGCTGTAGGCACATGAAGCATCATGCAGAAAAGAAACTGGCCTGGCTGTTCAACTCAAACTGTTAATATTCAagctaaaaaataataatcttgtgAACGAGTGGCCGAAATTCACGACTTATTATCTGGGATGCTCAGGGCATCAATCAGTCATTGTTATTTCTACTTAATTTAGCCAGAAGCTCACCCTCTGACTCTGATCCTCCAGTTCTTTTCAACTAATCTGATTTCACAGAGTGTTGAAATCAACCTGTATTTAGATTTTTTGGCCAGTTTTCAGTTTACGCAGTTGTAACTTTATACTCAGTGCTGCTAAGCAATCCAATGGTGCTTAGGCTGGTACTCAATCCTAGATTGTGCTTTAGATAAGGTTAAGAGTTACCTCTCATCTGATGGGTTCCATAGGTGTGGCAAAAGGTCATGCCTATATAAATGAATAGTATAAAATAATCTCTAAGATAATAAGATAATTTTTGATGTTCACATCTCTGACAATGGCTTTTCTGGGTGGAGCTTAGAGTTTTTCTGTTTGATTTCTCtctggcagctattttgtgaaaTTTGCCTGGGCCTGGACGTTATGGCTGCTGCTGCCTTTCATCGGTATCACTAACCACTATGTCACCCAGAATGCACTGGCGGTGCTGCGACGACTCACTGCTCTACTGGTCGGCACTGTGGTCTGGTATGCATGCACAGGGGTGTTCCTGCACATCGAGGATTTCACAGGCAGCTGCTACAAATCGGCAAGCCTTGATGTGCTGCACCGGCAACATCCCAGCAAACTGCAGTGCCTGCAAGCTGGCGGCTTCTGGCACGGTTTTGACATCTCGGGGCACTCCTTCCTCCTCTCGTATTGTGCCCTAATGATTGTGGAAGAGATGGCCGTGATGCACCACTTGGACACCTCCAGGAACCCCCGACTGCACAGGGTAGTCAACTACCTGTTCTTGGCTTTGAGTTGTTTGACGGTGATCTGGTTGTTCATGTTTTTGACCACGGCTATATATTTCCATGACTTCTCTCAAAAGCTTTTTGGCACCTTGGTGGGCCTCTTGGCATGGTATGGAACATACAGGGTCTGGTACCTGTCACCTTTCTCTCCCGGACTTCCTCCCAACATTGCTAGCTGGAGCTCTCCAAAGCCCAAACGTAGCCTATAAAAACAGTTTCTTGCGAGTCAGACTGTGTTTGAAGAATTATTAAATATTTGgtacaaagttttttttaaaaaagaacaaagcctatttaaaggaagggggaaaagaccAAATATTTTTGTATTCTGGCTAGAGGTTGTGGCCTAGTTCCAAATAGAGAAGGTGCTGTTGGAATCCCAGTTAAAGGCACCTGGGTCAGCTTTTTTGCTGACCAGTTCAATAGAAACACTAATGATTGATTCAGGATAGAGTCCcataaggcttttttttttttttggggggggggggactagtaAGGACAAGCTAGCAGCTCACTGGACAAGCCAAGCACAGGGTTCAACTGAAGACATTGGCCAAGGGGTCCTCTTGGATTGGGATTCTGCCTGCTTTCCACTGATGTAAGTGGCTAGCTCActgttttctccttcctccagtaactccttttgactctcaaaaagcCTATGCTAGGGGTTGGGATTCTCATGGAGACCAAAGGCTCTATGGTATAGAGGGAGCTATATTGAGAAGAATAAGGTGAGGTGGTCCTTCCCCCCTTTTACTTTTATACAAAGCTGGTAGAATCCAACAGCTGAGGGTCTCTCTAATAATTGCCATAGATATTCTAGTGTTTCACTCCAGGCTGTCTGTCAGCCATGCCAAGGTATCATGGAACTATGGATGGAATTTGATACAAAAATGAGACTTTCTGTTATGGGAATAGAGGACCATCAGCTGAGTCCGTGATGGTTAATGCTAATTACAGATTaatagaacagaggtctgcaataTTGTATTATGCATATTTTGTGGCCAAAACCTGAAATTCCAGGTTGTCAAATGTTCTCAGTCTGTTTCAGTCCAAACATCCAGTCAAACAGCTGTGAAATTAATTTCCAAATTCTTTCTTCATGCAAAGTGCCTTGCACCATCCAACCATGCTGCTAGATTtttagtgcagtcctaaacagagtttcacccttctgtatcctttggaaacaatgggattaGAATGACGCAGCTCTTTGTAGGATTGCGCTGCTGATTTTTCCGTCTGGTGAGAATTTCTTGAATAACTAGATGCTTGGCCCTGTGGCAATACAGCTCAGCTTACTGTTACAACATGCATTATATTGGCAATCAAAGCTGTCTTTTTCAAAATATGGTGTTGGTTGCAAAGTTGCCACATCTCActttcttcagttttattttcatcTATTCATTACGTGTCCAAACTAGCTGCATTCATTGACAGTAGAAAGAAAGCCctctgattctttttttttttgatgttcttattaattgaatttattgaatgttacagaaattaaaataattaacaaCAGAAACTCCAATGTAATAATATTACATTTTCTACAAAGTTAGGAAATATGTCTACGTTATATGTCTACATGAACATCTGATATGAAAGGGTTTTCTTATTTATAGTGACTCTCACAACTAGCCTTAGGTTTAAGGAAAATACAGAAATTAGCCCACCTCAAGTGATGTTTAGATTTGCAGCCTTGAGTGTTGTTTTCATaacactaatttttttaaaaaatacatatttttaattcTATATTATGTTGTTTGCGCCAGCTTTCTGATTTGGCTGGTTGTTTTGAAGATGCTTGTAAATTTTAAATAGTAATGAATGTGGTCCGTTAAGACACAAAGTTTGCAGGGTCTCGCTATTCCGGAGAATCCTTTCATGCAAGTTACTAACCCTTTTGCAGATTTTGCGGGATTACCCAAAATCTTCCATCTTCAATTTAAACAATCAAGAGGAATATTTCAGTACTTGATTTTAGTATTTCATAAACCTCTTGAGGTGGATTATTTATACTTAAACTGACTGCACCCGTAATCCTAAATGTGTTTGCTCCAATTCAAAGCCTACAATTTCACAGCCTCAATAAGCACAGTTAGATAGAAGTTACTTTTGTGGAACTGATTTCCAAAGCAATCCAGAGATGAATACCTGTCGCATCCTTTTTCCTAAAAGAATGTTAAGGCCTGCTCATCTCCCAGTTTCCTTCTCCAACTTTAAGTGTAACTTATGGGAAAGAAATTGTAAATTGGTATTACAGAAATATAGAACATCTCAGTGGCTTACAGACCCAGTAGTTACGCTTATATCATTTATAGCTGTACAGATGTTACGGTCTATTTCATTTATATAAAGTGGGAGCATGCCAGCTGTGTGTCTCAGGAATGTGATATGTCCAATACACACCA encodes:
- the FITM2 gene encoding acyl-coenzyme A diphosphatase FITM2, encoding MDRVDRWARSARSCLVRSSVRRSMPWGLLGLMLGGSLVKDWAPLPESYLSNKRNLLNVYFVKFAWAWTLWLLLPFIGITNHYVTQNALAVLRRLTALLVGTVVWYACTGVFLHIEDFTGSCYKSASLDVLHRQHPSKLQCLQAGGFWHGFDISGHSFLLSYCALMIVEEMAVMHHLDTSRNPRLHRVVNYLFLALSCLTVIWLFMFLTTAIYFHDFSQKLFGTLVGLLAWYGTYRVWYLSPFSPGLPPNIASWSSPKPKRSL